In Hydrogenimonas thermophila, one genomic interval encodes:
- a CDS encoding sensor histidine kinase — translation MKSKIAFKFAITTMIVATFGVGILAWLSYKQAKELFIQQTEQTIINISQNYYEKVSKSVGMLKYDLTMLRLSNAVQGMMRAYSDPFGYDAKNNKTFFQYKREVGNLFEVMAQQNDPYFQIRLIDAKKGQELLRVENNEGNVYILPEAQLQNKWHRDYVRESLDLKDGEVYLSKISLNREYRTIELPYKPTIRATTLLRYGGEKRAFIVINSNIKKLFGFDSFKLEKDITTYVTDDSGYYLYNPLYPEKEFGFEFGREQKIINDFPQLKPIYTNKVSNVSWYDSKTDSFYYAQRIKLSPERSIVVLKEGGSSIFKKRSSEYIAKLMWYVVIAVIFMTIFAALMVWKLTKPITKLTEVARAIAQSEGRSVLSINIHTNDEIEELAESLETMLKTLTESRREIEQFALKLENEVAKKTEDLQKLNSELEKKVQEGIEELRKKDETMLQQAKLAEMGEMIGAIAHQWRQPLNALALNIQMLEDMAADGDLNEKSIEEFIERNMKTIQFMSKTIDDFRNFYREEKEKRNFNLKSAIEETISLQKAQLEARKIEIETILEDIEIKGYKNDLMQVLLNLISNARDAIMEKCKKVQNFSGKITVIAKKQDNEIVILVSDNAGGIPENILHRVFDPYFTTKEEGKGTGLGLHMARRIIEEKMGGTLSAYNDKNGAVFEIRIKGVNEG, via the coding sequence ATGAAAAGTAAAATTGCATTTAAATTTGCTATAACTACAATGATTGTTGCAACATTTGGTGTAGGCATACTTGCTTGGTTATCTTATAAGCAAGCAAAAGAGTTATTTATACAACAGACAGAACAGACTATTATTAACATATCTCAAAACTATTATGAAAAAGTTTCCAAATCTGTAGGCATGTTGAAGTATGATTTAACTATGCTTCGATTGAGTAATGCTGTACAGGGGATGATGCGTGCCTATTCAGATCCTTTTGGTTATGATGCAAAAAATAATAAAACATTTTTTCAGTATAAACGTGAAGTTGGTAATCTATTTGAAGTAATGGCACAGCAAAATGATCCATATTTTCAAATTCGTCTTATTGATGCAAAAAAAGGTCAGGAACTATTACGTGTAGAGAATAATGAAGGTAATGTTTATATTTTACCTGAAGCACAACTTCAAAATAAATGGCATAGAGATTATGTACGTGAATCTTTGGATCTGAAAGATGGTGAAGTTTACTTATCTAAAATTTCTTTAAATCGTGAATATCGCACTATTGAATTGCCATATAAACCTACAATACGGGCAACTACTTTATTACGCTATGGTGGAGAAAAAAGAGCTTTTATAGTTATAAATTCAAATATAAAAAAGCTATTTGGATTTGATTCATTTAAATTGGAAAAAGATATTACAACATATGTAACTGATGATTCCGGATATTATTTATATAATCCTTTATATCCTGAAAAGGAGTTTGGATTTGAATTTGGAAGAGAACAAAAAATAATCAATGATTTTCCACAGCTTAAACCTATTTATACTAATAAAGTTTCTAATGTATCTTGGTATGACAGTAAAACAGATAGTTTCTATTATGCACAAAGAATAAAGTTAAGTCCTGAACGATCAATAGTAGTATTAAAAGAGGGCGGAAGTTCAATTTTTAAAAAGAGATCATCTGAATATATAGCAAAATTGATGTGGTATGTTGTTATTGCTGTTATATTTATGACAATATTTGCTGCTTTAATGGTTTGGAAATTGACTAAACCTATTACAAAGTTAACAGAGGTTGCAAGAGCTATTGCTCAGAGTGAAGGTAGAAGCGTATTATCTATAAATATTCATACAAATGATGAAATTGAGGAACTTGCAGAATCACTAGAGACAATGTTAAAAACATTGACTGAATCTAGAAGAGAGATTGAACAGTTTGCTCTTAAACTTGAGAATGAAGTGGCTAAAAAAACAGAAGATTTACAAAAACTCAATTCTGAGTTGGAAAAGAAAGTTCAAGAAGGAATAGAAGAACTTAGAAAGAAAGATGAAACTATGTTACAGCAGGCAAAATTGGCAGAAATGGGTGAAATGATAGGTGCAATTGCGCATCAATGGCGACAACCTCTCAATGCACTTGCCCTCAATATACAGATGCTTGAAGATATGGCTGCTGATGGTGACTTAAATGAAAAAAGTATTGAAGAATTTATTGAAAGAAATATGAAAACTATACAGTTTATGTCAAAAACTATAGATGATTTTAGAAACTTTTACAGGGAAGAAAAAGAGAAGAGAAACTTTAACCTAAAATCAGCAATTGAAGAGACAATAAGTTTACAAAAAGCACAACTTGAGGCAAGAAAAATAGAGATAGAGACTATTTTAGAAGATATAGAGATAAAAGGGTATAAAAATGATTTAATGCAAGTACTACTTAATCTTATTTCAAATGCCAGAGATGCAATTATGGAAAAGTGTAAAAAAGTTCAAAATTTTTCAGGCAAAATAACAGTTATTGCAAAAAAACAGGATAATGAAATAGTGATACTTGTGAGTGATAATGCAGGTGGTATACCTGAAAATATTTTACATAGAGTTTTTGATCCTTATTTTACGACAAAAGAAGAGGGAAAAGGTACAGGTTTGGGACTTCATATGGCACGACGCATTATTGAAGAGAAGATGGGTGGAACATTAAGTGCTTATAATGACAAAAATGGTGCAGTGTTTGAAATAAGAATAAAGGGAGTAAATGAAGGTTAA
- a CDS encoding GGDEF domain-containing response regulator encodes MKVKPSDSLKEISLLYVEDDESIRDILSMILQRFVGKLYIAFDGEDGLEKFKRYHPDIVISDIRMPKLNGIDMAKQMKEINPDTAIIFITAFGDSEYLNSAINLGVQGYLIKPIERDKLIEKLNFIADAIVNAKRKISYLKLINTLFDLQKDIIMLVDSNGRIQISNRAFKYLCKQLECKEDESLYELINHFNDFNQSLKDSNSIKDYLSNINGKIVSLKSNNQTLYYEMHIKSIDEFILVEMYDVSQFKKEAIKLEQENIIDALTNVYNRKVEKIIKDEVINLDSSICMIIADIDHFKEVNDTHGHIIGDNVLKEVANRLKSHIRQDDHIIRWGGEEFLLILKTKIDNADNLAEKLRKVIESEPFESVGKVTMSFGICCGYIDSVNDFDNILHRADKALYNAKMSGRNQVKRCK; translated from the coding sequence ATGAAGGTTAAACCTAGTGATAGTTTAAAAGAGATTTCACTACTTTATGTTGAAGATGATGAATCAATCAGAGATATTTTATCTATGATTCTTCAGCGTTTTGTAGGGAAATTATATATTGCTTTTGATGGAGAAGATGGACTTGAAAAATTTAAACGTTATCATCCAGATATTGTAATTTCAGATATAAGAATGCCAAAATTAAATGGTATAGATATGGCAAAACAGATGAAAGAGATAAACCCAGATACAGCTATTATATTTATAACAGCTTTTGGAGATAGTGAATACCTTAACAGTGCTATAAATTTAGGAGTTCAAGGTTATTTGATAAAACCTATTGAGCGAGATAAATTGATTGAAAAACTTAACTTTATTGCAGATGCAATAGTTAATGCAAAACGAAAAATTTCATACTTAAAGTTAATAAATACACTTTTTGATTTGCAAAAAGATATTATTATGCTGGTTGATTCAAATGGTCGTATACAGATATCCAACCGTGCCTTTAAATATTTATGTAAACAGTTAGAATGTAAAGAGGATGAAAGTTTATATGAGCTTATTAACCATTTTAATGATTTTAATCAATCTTTGAAAGATTCAAATTCAATTAAAGATTATCTATCAAATATAAATGGAAAAATAGTCTCGTTAAAGTCTAATAATCAAACTTTATATTATGAAATGCATATAAAAAGTATTGATGAATTTATATTGGTAGAGATGTATGATGTATCTCAATTTAAAAAAGAAGCCATAAAACTTGAACAGGAAAATATTATTGATGCTCTTACAAATGTTTATAATCGTAAAGTAGAAAAGATTATAAAAGATGAGGTTATTAATTTAGATAGTAGTATATGTATGATAATTGCAGATATTGATCACTTTAAAGAAGTAAATGATACACATGGACATATTATAGGTGATAATGTTTTAAAAGAGGTTGCCAATAGATTGAAATCACATATAAGACAAGATGATCATATTATTCGGTGGGGAGGAGAAGAGTTTTTATTAATTTTAAAAACTAAAATTGATAATGCAGATAATTTAGCGGAAAAACTTCGTAAAGTTATAGAGTCAGAACCTTTTGAAAGTGTTGGAAAAGTTACAATGAGTTTTGGTATATGTTGTGGATATATAGATTCAGTAAATGATTTTGATAATATTTTACATAGAGCAGATAAAGCACTTTATAATGCTAAAATGTCTGGAAGAAATCAAGTAAAGAGGTGTAAGTAA
- a CDS encoding DedA family protein has translation MNEILENLITYGYIILFFYSLGGGFFALAAAGVLSSIGKMDLSLSITVALIGNFIGDQALLLFTRSNKSQMMDYLKKHRRKLAYSHLLMKKYGTWVIFLQKYIYGVKTLVPIAIGLTRYDAMKFAIYNFAAAAVWALVVGVSSYLGGKTVLSILDKAKENPWIMPLIGVAIISALAFLISRAVKK, from the coding sequence ATGAATGAGATATTGGAAAATTTAATAACATATGGATATATTATTCTGTTTTTCTATTCATTAGGAGGTGGCTTTTTTGCATTAGCGGCTGCAGGTGTTCTTTCATCAATAGGAAAAATGGATCTTTCTTTAAGCATTACGGTAGCATTAATTGGTAACTTTATAGGCGATCAGGCACTACTTTTGTTTACTCGTTCAAATAAAAGTCAAATGATGGATTATCTTAAAAAGCATAGAAGAAAACTTGCCTATTCTCATCTGTTAATGAAAAAATATGGAACTTGGGTAATATTTTTACAAAAATATATTTATGGTGTAAAGACATTAGTGCCAATAGCAATTGGCTTAACTAGGTATGATGCAATGAAGTTTGCAATTTACAACTTTGCAGCTGCTGCAGTTTGGGCACTTGTTGTAGGAGTATCTAGTTATTTGGGTGGCAAAACTGTACTCTCTATTCTTGACAAAGCTAAAGAGAACCCTTGGATTATGCCATTAATTGGAGTTGCAATTATTTCAGCCCTGGCTTTTTTAATAAGCAGGGCTGTAAAAAAATAG
- the msrB gene encoding peptide-methionine (R)-S-oxide reductase MsrB codes for MKKIVKTDEEWKELLTPYQYKVCRLKGTEPAFSGEYYNHKGDGIYKCVCCGEPLFDSKDKFDSGSGWPSFTRPITAEAVEEHEDRSYGMIRTEVTCTKCDAHLGHVFDDGPAPTGLRYCINSICLEFVDRNENK; via the coding sequence ATGAAAAAAATAGTAAAAACAGATGAAGAGTGGAAAGAGTTATTGACACCATATCAATATAAAGTGTGTCGTTTAAAAGGAACAGAACCAGCATTTAGTGGTGAATATTATAATCATAAAGGTGATGGTATATATAAATGTGTATGTTGCGGTGAACCTCTGTTTGATTCAAAAGATAAATTTGACTCAGGAAGTGGATGGCCAAGCTTCACACGCCCAATAACTGCTGAAGCGGTAGAAGAGCATGAAGACAGAAGTTACGGCATGATTAGAACAGAAGTCACATGTACAAAGTGTGATGCACATTTAGGACATGTATTTGACGATGGACCGGCTCCTACCGGTCTTCGTTACTGTATTAACTCAATTTGCTTGGAATTTGTAGATCGAAACGAAAACAAATAA
- the pckA gene encoding phosphoenolpyruvate carboxykinase (ATP) produces MTPKGLDQLGLKNIGKVFYNLDYDEVIRHTLERGEAKLTNSGATTVDTGIFTGRSPKDKYFVKQSPSEKYIAWGDINQPISKEVFDELFEITKEQLSGKDLYITDAFAGASPSSRRSIRVISEIAWQAHFVKNMFIRPTEEELENFKPDFTLYNACQVVNKKWKEHGLNSDVFVIFNIEENIAIIGGTWYGGEMKKGIFTMMNYWLPLEGKLSMHCSANIGKDDDVALFFGLSGTGKTTLSTDPNRRLIGDDEHGWDENGVFNFEGGCYAKVINLDPSSEPEIYGAIKKGALLENVVVKDNGDVDFTDGSKTENTRVSYPIEHIENHECTLMGGHPKNIIFLSADAFGVLPPVSKLTKEQAMYYFLSGYTAKVAGTERGITEPVATFSACFGEAFLPLHPTVYAKLLGEKIDEHNVNVYLVNTGWTGGPYGVGHRMSIKDTRGCINAILSGAINECEFETLPIFNLQIPKTLEGVNSEVLNPMNTWDDKEAYIETLKKLAGMFQKNFHRYDDTSSEFDFSAAGPQL; encoded by the coding sequence ATGACACCCAAGGGACTCGACCAACTAGGATTGAAAAATATCGGTAAGGTTTTCTATAACCTTGATTATGATGAAGTAATTCGGCATACATTGGAACGTGGTGAAGCTAAGCTTACAAATAGTGGTGCGACTACTGTCGACACGGGGATTTTCACCGGTCGAAGCCCAAAAGACAAATATTTTGTCAAACAGTCGCCAAGTGAGAAGTATATAGCATGGGGAGATATCAATCAACCTATTTCCAAAGAGGTTTTTGATGAGCTGTTTGAAATTACTAAAGAGCAGCTTTCTGGCAAAGACCTCTATATAACAGATGCATTCGCAGGTGCTAGTCCAAGCAGCAGACGATCTATTCGTGTAATTAGCGAGATAGCTTGGCAAGCTCATTTTGTAAAAAATATGTTTATTAGACCAACTGAAGAGGAGTTGGAAAACTTTAAACCAGATTTTACTCTCTATAATGCTTGTCAGGTTGTAAATAAAAAGTGGAAAGAGCATGGATTAAACTCTGATGTATTTGTAATTTTTAATATAGAAGAGAATATAGCAATTATCGGAGGTACCTGGTATGGCGGTGAAATGAAAAAGGGTATCTTTACGATGATGAACTACTGGTTGCCTCTAGAAGGCAAACTATCTATGCACTGCTCTGCCAATATTGGCAAAGATGATGATGTAGCACTATTCTTTGGTCTTAGTGGGACAGGAAAGACAACACTTTCAACCGATCCAAATCGTCGACTAATTGGTGATGATGAGCATGGTTGGGATGAAAATGGTGTTTTCAACTTTGAAGGTGGTTGTTATGCAAAAGTAATCAACCTAGATCCTTCAAGTGAGCCAGAAATTTACGGAGCCATCAAAAAAGGTGCACTTTTAGAGAATGTTGTTGTAAAAGATAATGGTGATGTAGATTTCACAGATGGTAGCAAAACAGAAAATACGCGTGTAAGTTACCCAATTGAGCATATTGAAAATCATGAATGTACGCTTATGGGCGGGCATCCTAAAAATATTATTTTCCTCTCTGCCGATGCTTTCGGTGTGCTTCCTCCAGTTAGTAAACTTACAAAAGAGCAGGCAATGTACTACTTTTTAAGTGGTTACACTGCAAAAGTTGCTGGAACTGAGCGTGGCATTACTGAGCCTGTTGCAACATTCAGTGCATGTTTTGGTGAAGCTTTCTTACCTCTACACCCTACTGTATATGCAAAACTTCTTGGTGAAAAGATAGATGAACATAATGTTAATGTCTATCTTGTCAATACCGGATGGACAGGTGGTCCTTACGGAGTAGGGCATCGTATGAGCATTAAAGATACAAGAGGTTGTATTAATGCTATTTTAAGCGGTGCTATTAATGAGTGTGAGTTTGAAACTCTCCCAATCTTTAATTTGCAAATTCCAAAAACACTTGAAGGTGTAAATAGTGAAGTTCTTAATCCTATGAATACATGGGATGATAAAGAAGCTTACATAGAGACTCTTAAAAAACTTGCTGGAATGTTCCAGAAAAACTTTCACCGCTATGATGATACGAGCAGTGAATTTGATTTTTCTGCTGCAGGACCACAACTTTAA